The Virgibacillus sp. SK37 region CCAGCGGAGGGAAGTGGAAAACAGCTTAGCTTTGCAATCAATCTATTTTTCGTGTTGAACATTGTCCTAACGTTCTATAAAAATGATTGACGCTTGTTTAAGTTCATCCGTTCCCTCCTCGATCAGCAAGAAATTAAAAAGAGGAGGATTTTTTCATGCAATTTACCGACACACTACGGGAAGCAACAAAGAATAGCTGGGAGCAAAGTGTAAATCATCCATTTGTAAAAGGTATTGTGAATGGTGACTTACCGCTTGAAACATTCAAGTACTACATTCTTCAGGATATCTATTACCTGAAGCATTTTGGAAAAGTGCATGCAATGGCAGCTGCCCAGGCTGAGGATTTTCATGTAACCGCGATGCTTGCTGAAAAAGCAAAAAGTACGGCACAAGCAGAACTCACTGTTCATAAGGCTCATGCAGAGATCCTAAATATTAGTGAGGAGGATACAGCGAATTTCAAACCTGCTCCTACAGCTTATGGATATACCGCGCACTTATACAGAGCAGCACATTCAGGCAGCCTTGGACAAACCGTAGCCGCACTCTTACCTTGCTATTGGTTATATGCGGATATTGGGAAAACATATAAGGACGCCAAACCAAAAGAGAAGATATATCAAAATTGGATTAACACATATGCCGACGATTGGTTCCACACCTCTACGCAAGAGCAAATTGATCTGTTGAATTCTATAGCGGAAGACTCCAGTGAGCATGAAAAGGAGAAGATGAAAGAACAATTTATTATTGCTAAGGAGTACGAGCTTGCTTTCTGGGAAATGGCATATACCAAGGAACAGTGGTTTTCTGATAGACAATGGCATGCACCTGTTTCTCTAAATAAATAATACGCTTAATTAATTCTTCATATAATTATTTGAAATAGTAAAGCGATCTATCATGAAGATAGATCGCTTTATTTATACATTCCTTCTTATTCTTTATTGTTTTTTCTTTTTCTTCATTACCTCTATCTGCTTTGCTTCATCAGATAAGGACTTAAATAGACTGACGATCATCAATGCCATAATGATGGAAAATGGTAAAGCAGCAATTATCATCATATTTTGAAGTGCCTGTAATCCACCAGAGTATAATAGTACAACTGATGCGGCTGATAATAATACTCCCCATACAATCTTAATCTGATTACTTGGCGAATGAGAACCGTTTGTTGTCATCATCCCAAGTACAAATGTCCCAGAGTCTGCAGACGTAATGAAGAAGGTTGCTACCAATAGCATAGCAATAATGGACGCAATTAAACCTGCCGGATAATGTTCAAACATACCGAACAGAACCTCTTCTGTTGCAAGCGAAGAAATGTTTGCTAACCCTGAATTTTCTACCTTGATGGCAGCACCACCAAATGCAGCAAACCAGAAAAAACTAACAATTGAAGGAACAAACAATACATTTAATATGAATTCCCGTATCGACCTTCCTCGTGAAACTCGGGCAATGAATACACCAACAAATGGAGACCATGAGATCCACCATGTCCAGTAAAAGAGTGTCCAATCATTTATCCACTGATGAGCTTCAGAATCGAGTGGTGCAATTCGAAAACTCATTTTCGGCAAGGATTGTATATACGTACCTATCGTGTCTGTAA contains the following coding sequences:
- the tenA gene encoding thiaminase II, with the translated sequence MQFTDTLREATKNSWEQSVNHPFVKGIVNGDLPLETFKYYILQDIYYLKHFGKVHAMAAAQAEDFHVTAMLAEKAKSTAQAELTVHKAHAEILNISEEDTANFKPAPTAYGYTAHLYRAAHSGSLGQTVAALLPCYWLYADIGKTYKDAKPKEKIYQNWINTYADDWFHTSTQEQIDLLNSIAEDSSEHEKEKMKEQFIIAKEYELAFWEMAYTKEQWFSDRQWHAPVSLNK